Below is a window of Thermodesulfomicrobium sp. WS DNA.
GGCCGTTGTCTTCGATATGGATCTCCACGCCGCCGGGCACGGTTTGGGTTGCCACGCGGATGCGACCTGGAGTTTCTTGGTTGGGTGAGGCCGCGATGGCCTGCGCGGCGTTGACGATAATGTTGACAAGGACTTGCGTGATTTCTTGCGGGGCACAGGACACGGGGGGAAGCGATGGATCGAGGTCGGTGGTGAGCTCGGCCACGTATTTCCAGCTATTGCGCGTGAGCACCGTGGCGTGCTCGATCAGTGCATTGAGATCGGTGCGTTGATGCTCTCTGCCCGGGTGCGAGAAGCGGCGCATGGAATCCACGATATGGGTGATACGCTTGAGTCCTTCGTCCATCTGCGCCAGGACCGTGGGCATTTCTTTAAGAAAGGCAAGAACATCTTCCGGCGGTTGCGGGACGGTGCGGACCCATTCGTCAATGGCGGTGCAGGCATCCCGGAGATACCACAGGTTGCCTTGAATATACTGGATGGGCGAGCTGATTTCGTGGGCGATGCCTGCGGCCAGCTGTCCAATGGCCTCCAGTTTCTGGTTTTGGAGCATCTGGGTCTCGAGGATCTTGCGTTCGCTGATATCGACGATGATCCCTTCGAGGCGGCTTTTTTCTCCTTCCGGATCATGGAGTATCTGGGCGCTCACCAGACCATGAAAATGACTCCCATCGCGGCGTCGGAAAAGGATTTCCTTGTGCTGGACCGATCCGTTGGTGCGTAACGCTTCGAGGAGGGCTGCGCGGTCTTCAGGGCGGGCATAGAGTTGGGTCGCGATGTCCTGCACTTCGGCGAGCATGGCTTGCGCGCTTGGGTAGCCGAAGATCCGGGCCATGCTGGGGTTGACCGTGAGCAGTCGGCCGTCCGGGGTAGACTGGAAGATGGCCTCGAAGGCATTGTTCACTATCGCCGCGTACTTGTGTTCGACCATCTCCATGGTGGCTTTGAACCGTTCCAGTTGGGTGACGTCCCGGAGCACGCAGAGGTGCCCGCGTCGCTCTCCTGGTGCACCGGTGATCGCCGTGCGGGTGACGATGAAGCATCCAGGGATAGCCGGAAAAGAGGTGGGAGCGGTTTGGGGATGGCTAGGCAGAGGCAGCAAGCACCAAGAGCACCCCAAGAGTTCGGCGCATGGTCTGCCGAGAATATCCTGCAATGGCAGGCGCAAAAGGCGACTCATGGCCACATTGGCCCAGCGCACCCGGCCTTCGGCGTCGGTCTCGAAGATCACATCCGGGATGGCATCGAAGATGCGTTCGAGGTCCGTCTTGGTGGCGGCAAGCCCTTTTTCCGGGGCATGGGCTTTGGGGGACGTGTTCATGGCATGAAAAAGCCGCCCGGGGGGCGGCGTGGAAAGAGTTTTTTAGGCCGGCCAGCCAGGGGATGCGAGGCACCCTCCGCTGGCGGTCACCAGGAAGCAGGCGCATCCCGGAAGACTTGCGATCAGGCGCAGGGCCTCGCGTGGCGGCATGAGGGAAAGGGCCGTGGCCAGACCGTCCGCCTGCATGACGGTGGGCGCGATCACCGAGACACTGCGCACATGCTGGGGAGAGCGGCCGGAGCGCGGGTCCAGCAGGTGGTGGGTCGTGGCCCCCACCGGGTGCTCGTAGCCTCCGGAGGTGGCCACCGCGCCGTCGCGCAGGGGGATGGTGGTGGGGTACTGGCCGCGTTTCTCCGGATCCTCGATGGCCACCACCCAAGGCCGGCCGGAGGCATGTCCCTCTGGGGAGCCTTGGGCCCGGATATCGCCGCCGGCGTCCACGAGGAAGTGGGCGATGCCGTGCGCGCGCAGGGTTTGGGCCGCCGCGTCGGCGATATAGCCTTTGGCCACGCCGTCCAGGGTGATGGCCATGTCTTGAGCGAGCGCAAGATGGCCGCCTGCCATGCGGATTCGTCCACTGTCCACAAGGGCCAAGGCCTCTCGGAGGTCTGCGGGGTCGGGGTTTGCCTGGGTGCGCTCCAAGAGGTCGAGGACCGGGGCGATGGTCATATCAAAGCGCCCGGCCGTGGCCTTATGGAGCTCGAGACCATATTCCATGACGGTCTGGAGTTCCCCAGGAATGTCGTGCAGCTGTCCGTGGGCGTTGAGCGCCGAAAGGGGGGTGCGGGGATTGTAGCGGCTCAGTATCCCATCGAGACGGTTGATGGTGGCGAATGCCGCATCCATCGCTTCCTGGGCCTGGTGGGCTGAAGGGGCGACCGCAGTGATGCCCACGATGGTTCCGAGCAGGAGGCGCTCCTCCTGGAGCGATGGCAGTCCTGCCGCAGCACAAGGCAGCGCGCGCAGTATTGGTGCTCCAGCCGTGGCCGCAGTGCAGGCCGCAAGGAGCTGGAGGGCTTGGCGACGATTCATGGTGCGCATGGTGCTTCTCCTACGCGTTGAGGTCCACCACGTGGGTTTCTTCCGGAATATGGGCGGGTTCGGTCTCCGGGGGGGCGGAGACGGTCTCGGGCTGGAGGCAACGCAAAATCGAGCGGGGGCACGTGGTCACGCAGATCTCTTCACAGGAGGGACCGTAGGCCAGGCAGGCTTTGTGGTCGATGACGATGCGGTTGTCCTCGATGGCGATGGCCTTGGCCGGACACTTTTTCACACAGGCCCCGCAGCTGATGCACCCTGCCTCGCACACATCCTTGACGGCCTTGCCCTTGTCCTTGGAGGAGCAAAAGACCATGACCCGCGCCCGGCGGGGGATGAGTTCCAAGATGCCGTTGGGGCAGGTGCGCACGCAGGTGCCGCAACTGGTGCATTTGGCAGGGGAAATGTGCACCAGGTGGTCTTCGATCCACATGGCGTCGAAGGGGCAGGCGCGCACGCAGTCCCCAAAGCCGATGCAGGAGTACCGGCAGGCATCAGGGCCACCGTCGAGCAGTTTCGCCCCGGCACAGGTGGTGGCGCCGGCGTAATCGTACTTGTGGGCCACCTTGCCTTCCACTTTGACGCAGCGGCGGAAGGCCACCATAGGCTCCACTTCTCCGGCGGCCTTGCCGGTGAGTTCCGCCACCCGCTTGGCCACGTCCGGACCTCCGGCGCAGCAGCGGTTGGGGGGGACGTTGGGATCGTTGAGCACTGCCGTAGCATAGGCCTCGCACCCGGCGAAGCCGCACCCACCGCAATTGGCCCCAGGCAGGGCCTCGGTGACCACCTCAATGCGAGGGTCTTCTTCCACGGCCAAAAGCCGCGAGGCCACCGAAAGGATACTGGCGGAGACAAAGCCCAGGCCGAACAAGGTGACGACGGATTCAGCAATCATGCGATGCTCCTGGGGTTAGGCGATCATACCTTTGAAGGCCAAGAAGGCGAGGGACATGATCCCCGCCATGACCAGACCACTGGGCACGCCCTGCATGGAGCGCGGCAGACGTGTCACCACAAAGCGCTCCCGAATGCCGGCCATGAGCACAATGGCCAAAAGGAAGCCCAGAGATGCGGCGATGGAGTAGAGAAAGGACGTCCAGAGGTCGAACTCTTTGCGCTGCACCAAGATGGCCACACCGAGCACTGCACAGTTGGTGGTGATGAGCGGGAGATAGATCCCCAAGCTCTTGTAGAGAGGAGGAACCATCTTTTTGAGGAACATCTCCACGAACTGGACGAGTGCTGCAATCACCAGAATGAAGATGATTGTCTGGAGATATCCCAGTTGGAACGGGTTCATGATGTACTTTTGGATGAGGAAGGTAATGACGGTCGCCAGCACAATGACGAAGAGTACGGCTGCACCCATGCCGATAGCGACGCTCTTTTCCTTGGAGCATCCAAGATACGGGCAATTGCCCAAATACTGCGCCAAGAGGATATTGTTGACGAAGATGGCGGAGATGAAGAGCAGAAAGATGTCCATACGATGCTCCTTGCCTTAGGCCTTGGCGCCCAAGCGTTCCAAGCGTTTTTGGGCGGCGATCTCGTCCATTTTCTTACATGCCATGCAGCCTTTGCATCCGGCATCGAGATTGGGATCCACCTCTAAGCCTTTGCGTTTGGCCTGCCAGATGGTGAGGAAATTCATGCCTGCCAGGATGAGTCCGAGGCAGACAAAGGCGCCGGGTGCCTGCACCATGAAAGTGAAGGGGTCAAAGCTCGGCCCGAACACGTGGTGACCAAACCAGGTGCCTGCGCCGAAGATTTCCCGCAGGCTGCCGAGAAAGGTGAGCGACAGGGTGAAGCCGATGCCCATGCCCAATCCATCGGCCAGGGCCAGATGGGGCGGGTTCTTGGCGGCAAAGGCCTCGGCGCGGCCGAGGATGATGCAGTTGACCACGATGAGCGGCACGAAGATGCCGAGCTGTTGGTAGAGGGGGTAGGCAAAGGCCTGCATGAGCATCTCCACGGCCACCACCAGGGAAGCGGCGATGGCAATGAAGCAGGCGATACGCACCTTTTTGGGGATGATGGAGCGCACGAGGGAAATCAGCACATTGGAGAGGGCAAGCACAAAGATGACCGCCGCGCCCATGCCGAGGCCGTTTTCGGCGCTGGTGGTCACCGCCAGGGTGGGGCACAGGCCGAGCACCAGGCGAAAGGGCGGAATTTCTTTCCAGAGACCTTTGGTGAATTCGGAGGTTATGGAGCCCATAGCGTACTTCCTATTGCCAGGTGGTTTTGATGGAATCTTTGAGCGCAGCGTACCAGCCGGCGACCTGTTTGACGGCTTCCGTGGCCCCGATGGACGAGTAGGTAGCGCCGGAAATGGCGTCGATGTCTCCACCTTCTTTTTTGAGCTTGGCCTTTTCGAGGAGCCGCCCTTTGAACTGCTTGGTAAAGCTGGGCTCAGCCACTCGGGAGCCGATGCCCGGGGTTTCCTTGTGGGTGGTGATGCTGATGCCCACGACTTTGTCGGTCGTGGTGTCGATACCGACGATGACATTGACGTCACCACCATACCCCTTGCCTGCACCTTCCATGGCGATGGCCTGCAGCTTCCCGTTTTTCATGACCGGGAACACCAAGAGTTCCTCGTTGGGACCGCCGCCGGGCTTGGCGAATTTTTTCCGGTCAGCGATGGGATCGTTGGCGGCATCGAAGAAGACTTGCTGGATGGCGGGTTTTTGTACGTAAGTGAGAACCTGCTCTTCAATGATGGGCGAGGTCCACACCTTGAGGCCCGAAAGGACAAATCCCGCCAGGCCGGTGATTGCCGACAGCACGACGATCATGCGGACAATTTCCATCATGGCGTCTACCTCCCGCCAAAGGGCTTGGGTTGGATGAGGTCAAGGAGCGGGGTGCAGAGATTGGCCAGGAGCACCGCAAAGGGCGTCCCATCCGGGTAGATGCCATACACCCGGATGAGGATGGTGAGCGCGCCCGCCATGAGGCCAAAAAGTATCATGGGAATGCGAAACACCGGTGAGGCCGAGGGATAGGGGAGGAGAAAAAAGGCGGTGAATATCGTGGTGCCGGCAAGGAGATGGAAGAGGGGCGCGGCATAGAGCTGGGGATCGATGAGCCAATAGATGAGGGCAGTGCCGAACACCCCGGCGAGGTACGAGATCGGGATGTACCAGCGGATCTGCCCCATGCAGAGAAGTGCCACGCCTGCCGCCAGCACCAAGCCTGTCTGGGAGGCGCCGAGGGCACCGAGATTTTGGCCGAAAACGAGGCTGGAAAGAGAGATGCCCGAGATGGCCTCCACCCCGAAATATTTCAGCTCACTGAGCGGCTCCACCAGGTCCCAGCGCAGCAGCATGCCGTTGAGATCCATATACCCAGGCCAGGAGACGGTGAGCACACACCAGCCCACCGCCGGGGCGCATACCGGGCTGCCGCCAAAACCCCCAAAGACCATGCGGCCGAGGATGATGGTCACTGCGCTGCCCACCACCACCAGCCACCACGGGGCGGTGGCGGGCAGCAGAAAGGCCAGGAGGATGCCGTCGGCCAGGGCGGTAAAGTCATGGGCCGACGGAGACTGATCCATGAGGCGCTGGATGAGGGCTTCGGTGATGACCGCGGTCAGTCCGGCCAAGGCCAGGACCGTCACGGCATCGTAGCCGAAGCGGAAGACACCCAGAAGGGCTGCAGGCACCAAGGCCACAAGCAGCCGATACATGTCGCCGGTCACGGTCCTGCCCGAGTGCCAGAAGGGCGGCGCCGTGACGGTATGCAGAGAAGGGGATTGCTGGCTGACCATGCGCTGTTCCTCGCTGGAGTTGCTATTCGTCCTGCAGCCTGCAGGTGGCCACAAAGGCGTCCTGTTCTTCCAATTTGTGCTTGGCCAGGCGGATATACTGGAGCACTGGCCGGTTGGCTGGGCACACATAGGTGCACAGGCCGCACTCCAAGCACGCCGCAATATGTCGAGGCCGGGTTTCTTCAAAGAGGGCGAACTCGGCATAGCGGGAAAGCATGCCCGGCTGGATACGCGCGGGGCACACGAGGACACATTCTCCGCAATTGATGCACGGATTGGAGCCTACCTGGGGGTAGCGTCCTGGGGGAACGATGGTGATGGCCGTGCAGTTCTCCGGCATACCGATATCCAGCGAACTGATGGCTTCGCCGGTCATGGGGCCGCCCAAGGCCACCGTGGCCCCGGCCGGGACCTGCACGCCGAGGGCTGCGAGCACCTCCGCGATGGGCATGCCCGTGGGGACGCGCACGGCATGGCCTTCCACGGTGAGCACTGCTTCGGTGAGCGGCAGGCCCGTGGTGGCCACGCGTCCCACCCGGTACAGATCTGCCACCGAGATGACGTCCGTGGCCTCGGGATTTTCCGAGCCCGTGGCGGTCACGGCAGCAAGGGCGTCCAGGGTGAAGGGATAGTCCGGATCCGTTTCCACCACATGGGCACCGTGGAGGCCATACCCCGAGCCGCGGGCGACCACGAGGTGGACATTGCCCGGGCGGATGGCCCGCTCCAGCAGGTTGATGCCTGCATCCAAGGTGGCGCGCTCGTCCCGCAAGAGCTGTTCGCTCACAAAGACCCCGGGTTCGGGGTTGAGACCATTGACCACCAAGGTCCGGGAGGGGTGGAACCGGAAAGTGTCGATGCCCATCTCCCGAAGCCAACGCACCAGGGCTTCGTCGGCAAGGCTTTTGGGGTCTGCACGCCCTGGCCGCTCCGGCGCAGGGGATTCTTTGCCTTCGGCCGGGGCAGGAATGGGTCCAAGGACGATGGCATCCGGCAGAATGTCCTCCACCATGCCGTCGATGGTGGCATGGACGAAACCCACGCCGAAGGGGCCAGAAGACGTCGTTTCGGCGAGGACCTGTCCCTTGCCCACCACTTGCTTTTTCTTCACCACGGGTGAGTGTCCTGGGGCCAGGGCGATGCGCACCCGCTGGGGATCGGGGAGGCTCCGGATGCTGTCCGAAAGGGAAGCTGCAGTACTGAGTTTCTTCATGCCGTCCTACCTGGTATGACAACGTTTGCAGGACTTATCGCCAAAGGGGCCTTTGCCCGCCTGTTCATGGCATTGCATGCACTGCCCATGAAAGGACTCCATGCGCGCCGGCATGGGGATGGCGTCGGATTCGTAATGGCACGAGGCGCACGGGGGCTGCTTGGCCTCGCTCGTTCCTGGCAGGAAGTTGTGGCACGAGGCGCATCCTGCCATTTTTTGACCATACATGTCCTCATGACAGGACTGGCAGCGGGTGTGCACGGCATCCCGCAGGGCCGGCGTGGCGCCATCCGCCGCAGGACCATGGCAGTTTTTGCAGGCTTGCGGCTCGGCCTCGATGTCCGGGCTATGGTGACAGTCGGTACATGCAGCGGCATAGCTTTGGGCATGGGTGTCGTGGTCGTACTTGATGGTCCCCATCTCTGCATGGTGGCACTTGGTGCAGCTTTCTTTGGGTAGCGTGCGCTGGTGCTCGGCAGAGAAGGTGGTGTTGAATTCCGTGGCATGACAGCTGCCGCACGGCAGGGGATCTTTTTGGGTGACCGTCATGTCATGGTGACATGCCGCGCAATCTTTACCCATGGTTTTGACGTAATCGATGTGGCGCGAGTGGGTAAAGACAACAGATCCACCTTTATTTTCCAGCCGTAAGCGGACTGGAATTTCGTTGGATGGTGCCTGACGGGCAAAATTGCCCACAAGAACGAGGACAAAAACGCCGCATACAATGCTGATGGGAAGATAGCGCTTGTTCAAAGCTGTGTCCTTGTGTTCCGGTTTGACAAAAAAATGGACTTTTGCCTTCCGAAATTCATTTTTTCCGCAAAAAATACAAACCTTCAAAAGAAGGTTGCAGGTCGTCTATCCAAGAAGGAATTGGATGTAAAGGGGGTTTTTGAAAAAAAATGAGGGATGCCTTGGAAGGGGGAGGCGAGAAGTCGATTATCGTTTGGTTTTTTGCAAGAGGAGCTGTGCCGACCCTCGAGGACCGGCACAGGCGGTTTAGTTCATGAGCACCCACTGCCCATAGGCATTGCGGCAGGCCTTGGTATGGATGGTTTCTGGTCGGCCGGAGGCGTCCTGGCCGGTGAGGGTGAAATCGCGGCAGATATCGTTGTTGGGAGCGGTGTAGGCCGGGGCAGGGGTCATTTGGTAGGCGCGACCGGTATCCGGGTTGACCCAGGACGTGGCCTGGCCGGAAGGCGAGCGCTCCAGGGCCGTGGAGATCTGCTGCCGGTCGTACTTATCCAGCTCATTGCCCACGATGTAGCCAAGGAGCGTCCCCACGGCAGCGCCGATGAGGGCGTTTTGGCCGCGTTTGTTCTTGGGGCCCAATTGGCCGCCTACGGCAGCACCGCCCAGGCCGCCGATGACCGCCCCGGTTTGTCCTTTGGTGGCGCAGCCCGAGGGCAGGGCGAGCACGGCTGCCATGAAGAGTATTCCCAGTGTCTTGTGCATGATGACCTCCATGTTCGGGTGACAGACGGGCCGATTGCTAAACTGCGGCGTCCTGGTTGGCAACGGCCCGGGGGAAGGCCAGGATAAAGGTCGCCCCTGCGCCGGGTTCGCTGTCCACGCAAATGCTGCCGCCGAGAAGCCGTATAATCCCCGAGGCGACCCCGAGCCCTATCCCGCTGCCGCCGTGCTCGCGGTTGAGTTCCATGTTCGCTTGGGTGAAGGGGACAAAGATGGTGTCGAGCAGATGCGGGTCGATGCCTGGGCCGGTGTCGTGCACGGCGATGTACCATCCGGTGCCGTGGGTCCAGGACTCGAGGCGTACCGTGCCGCGGGGCGTGAACTTGATGGCGTTGTTGACCACATGGAGCAGGGCCTTGCGCACCAGGGTGGCGTCGCACTCCACATGGGTTGCCCCGGCGTGGGGCGGGGCTTCCCAGGAGAGCCCCCTGCTTCGGGCTTGAGGCTCGGCGATTTGGATGATGGGCGAAAGGATGGTCATGACCGGGTGGACGGCTGGGGATGGTTGGATGGCCGTTCCTTCCAGCGCTGCCAGATCAAGGATGTCGTTGAGCAGGGTGAGTAGTGCCCGGGCCGCATTCTGGGCCGCCTCGGTCATGGGTTTTTGTTTGGCCGGGGAATCCAGGTGCGGCAAGATTTGCAGCGCCCCCAGGATGTGGCCGAGGGGGGTGCGCAGTTCGTGGCTCATGACGGCCAGAAAGCGCGCCTTGGACCGGGCCGCGGCCTCTGCAGCCTCTTTGGCGTGGATGAGGTCTGCCTCCAGGCGCTTCTGGGCCGAGATGTCGATGAGCGCCTCCACGAGCACGTGCTTGCCCGCCAGGGTGGCAGGGACCGCGGCCTTGAGCACCGGCACGCTGCGTCCGGTGAAGGTGGTAATCGCGAGGTCAGAAGGTTGCGGCGGGATTCCGTCAAGGATGGGGCAGAACGGGGTGGCGCACTGGGTGCAGATGGTTTTTTTGCAGTCGTGGCCGATGACCTGGTCGGCCGTGGCTTCGAGCATCTCCAGGAGCTTGGGGTTGGCGGAGCGCACGGTGCGCTCTGTGGCATCCACCACAGCAACGCCCACAGGAAGGTTGTC
It encodes the following:
- a CDS encoding 4Fe-4S dicluster domain-containing protein yields the protein MKKLSTAASLSDSIRSLPDPQRVRIALAPGHSPVVKKKQVVGKGQVLAETTSSGPFGVGFVHATIDGMVEDILPDAIVLGPIPAPAEGKESPAPERPGRADPKSLADEALVRWLREMGIDTFRFHPSRTLVVNGLNPEPGVFVSEQLLRDERATLDAGINLLERAIRPGNVHLVVARGSGYGLHGAHVVETDPDYPFTLDALAAVTATGSENPEATDVISVADLYRVGRVATTGLPLTEAVLTVEGHAVRVPTGMPIAEVLAALGVQVPAGATVALGGPMTGEAISSLDIGMPENCTAITIVPPGRYPQVGSNPCINCGECVLVCPARIQPGMLSRYAEFALFEETRPRHIAACLECGLCTYVCPANRPVLQYIRLAKHKLEEQDAFVATCRLQDE
- a CDS encoding ATP-binding protein: MSPTRRAVFRLLIIFVGYAAIVSALSWAWYSLETENFTKQLDQKLLAATSTLKDLLAPDFHDRARTPTSISLEEELENRRKFNALKEALGLTWVYTVIRTESGEYVFTAPSVSEEEAKERLSWYFYPYQEIPEAFTQALAQRSNATHEYRDEWGRFRSFCRTEVSPGGQPYLACADIDISRIEAFTTRHLLITLGVATAFLALAVPVGFTVRGMYRDHLTALQEAHTTLAEQEASLRTILDNLPVGVAVVDATERTVRSANPKLLEMLEATADQVIGHDCKKTICTQCATPFCPILDGIPPQPSDLAITTFTGRSVPVLKAAVPATLAGKHVLVEALIDISAQKRLEADLIHAKEAAEAAARSKARFLAVMSHELRTPLGHILGALQILPHLDSPAKQKPMTEAAQNAARALLTLLNDILDLAALEGTAIQPSPAVHPVMTILSPIIQIAEPQARSRGLSWEAPPHAGATHVECDATLVRKALLHVVNNAIKFTPRGTVRLESWTHGTGWYIAVHDTGPGIDPHLLDTIFVPFTQANMELNREHGGSGIGLGVASGIIRLLGGSICVDSEPGAGATFILAFPRAVANQDAAV
- a CDS encoding cytochrome c3 family protein: MNKRYLPISIVCGVFVLVLVGNFARQAPSNEIPVRLRLENKGGSVVFTHSRHIDYVKTMGKDCAACHHDMTVTQKDPLPCGSCHATEFNTTFSAEHQRTLPKESCTKCHHAEMGTIKYDHDTHAQSYAAACTDCHHSPDIEAEPQACKNCHGPAADGATPALRDAVHTRCQSCHEDMYGQKMAGCASCHNFLPGTSEAKQPPCASCHYESDAIPMPARMESFHGQCMQCHEQAGKGPFGDKSCKRCHTR
- a CDS encoding ATP-binding protein, whose translation is MNTSPKAHAPEKGLAATKTDLERIFDAIPDVIFETDAEGRVRWANVAMSRLLRLPLQDILGRPCAELLGCSWCLLPLPSHPQTAPTSFPAIPGCFIVTRTAITGAPGERRGHLCVLRDVTQLERFKATMEMVEHKYAAIVNNAFEAIFQSTPDGRLLTVNPSMARIFGYPSAQAMLAEVQDIATQLYARPEDRAALLEALRTNGSVQHKEILFRRRDGSHFHGLVSAQILHDPEGEKSRLEGIIVDISERKILETQMLQNQKLEAIGQLAAGIAHEISSPIQYIQGNLWYLRDACTAIDEWVRTVPQPPEDVLAFLKEMPTVLAQMDEGLKRITHIVDSMRRFSHPGREHQRTDLNALIEHATVLTRNSWKYVAELTTDLDPSLPPVSCAPQEITQVLVNIIVNAAQAIAASPNQETPGRIRVATQTVPGGVEIHIEDNGPGMDEAVRQRIFEPFFTTKPVGEGTGQGLFIAQRIIAQGHNGELRCTSSPGKGARFTIFLPRPPEPEEDAAP
- a CDS encoding RnfABCDGE type electron transport complex subunit A — its product is MDIFLLFISAIFVNNILLAQYLGNCPYLGCSKEKSVAIGMGAAVLFVIVLATVITFLIQKYIMNPFQLGYLQTIIFILVIAALVQFVEMFLKKMVPPLYKSLGIYLPLITTNCAVLGVAILVQRKEFDLWTSFLYSIAASLGFLLAIVLMAGIRERFVVTRLPRSMQGVPSGLVMAGIMSLAFLAFKGMIA
- a CDS encoding FAD:protein FMN transferase; this encodes MRTMNRRQALQLLAACTAATAGAPILRALPCAAAGLPSLQEERLLLGTIVGITAVAPSAHQAQEAMDAAFATINRLDGILSRYNPRTPLSALNAHGQLHDIPGELQTVMEYGLELHKATAGRFDMTIAPVLDLLERTQANPDPADLREALALVDSGRIRMAGGHLALAQDMAITLDGVAKGYIADAAAQTLRAHGIAHFLVDAGGDIRAQGSPEGHASGRPWVVAIEDPEKRGQYPTTIPLRDGAVATSGGYEHPVGATTHHLLDPRSGRSPQHVRSVSVIAPTVMQADGLATALSLMPPREALRLIASLPGCACFLVTASGGCLASPGWPA
- a CDS encoding RnfABCDGE type electron transport complex subunit D; translated protein: MVSQQSPSLHTVTAPPFWHSGRTVTGDMYRLLVALVPAALLGVFRFGYDAVTVLALAGLTAVITEALIQRLMDQSPSAHDFTALADGILLAFLLPATAPWWLVVVGSAVTIILGRMVFGGFGGSPVCAPAVGWCVLTVSWPGYMDLNGMLLRWDLVEPLSELKYFGVEAISGISLSSLVFGQNLGALGASQTGLVLAAGVALLCMGQIRWYIPISYLAGVFGTALIYWLIDPQLYAAPLFHLLAGTTIFTAFFLLPYPSASPVFRIPMILFGLMAGALTILIRVYGIYPDGTPFAVLLANLCTPLLDLIQPKPFGGR
- the rnfB gene encoding RnfABCDGE type electron transport complex subunit B, whose translation is MIAESVVTLFGLGFVSASILSVASRLLAVEEDPRIEVVTEALPGANCGGCGFAGCEAYATAVLNDPNVPPNRCCAGGPDVAKRVAELTGKAAGEVEPMVAFRRCVKVEGKVAHKYDYAGATTCAGAKLLDGGPDACRYSCIGFGDCVRACPFDAMWIEDHLVHISPAKCTSCGTCVRTCPNGILELIPRRARVMVFCSSKDKGKAVKDVCEAGCISCGACVKKCPAKAIAIEDNRIVIDHKACLAYGPSCEEICVTTCPRSILRCLQPETVSAPPETEPAHIPEETHVVDLNA
- a CDS encoding RT0821/Lpp0805 family surface protein encodes the protein MHKTLGILFMAAVLALPSGCATKGQTGAVIGGLGGAAVGGQLGPKNKRGQNALIGAAVGTLLGYIVGNELDKYDRQQISTALERSPSGQATSWVNPDTGRAYQMTPAPAYTAPNNDICRDFTLTGQDASGRPETIHTKACRNAYGQWVLMN
- the rnfG gene encoding RnfABCDGE type electron transport complex subunit G — protein: MMEIVRMIVVLSAITGLAGFVLSGLKVWTSPIIEEQVLTYVQKPAIQQVFFDAANDPIADRKKFAKPGGGPNEELLVFPVMKNGKLQAIAMEGAGKGYGGDVNVIVGIDTTTDKVVGISITTHKETPGIGSRVAEPSFTKQFKGRLLEKAKLKKEGGDIDAISGATYSSIGATEAVKQVAGWYAALKDSIKTTWQ
- a CDS encoding electron transport complex subunit E produces the protein MGSITSEFTKGLWKEIPPFRLVLGLCPTLAVTTSAENGLGMGAAVIFVLALSNVLISLVRSIIPKKVRIACFIAIAASLVVAVEMLMQAFAYPLYQQLGIFVPLIVVNCIILGRAEAFAAKNPPHLALADGLGMGIGFTLSLTFLGSLREIFGAGTWFGHHVFGPSFDPFTFMVQAPGAFVCLGLILAGMNFLTIWQAKRKGLEVDPNLDAGCKGCMACKKMDEIAAQKRLERLGAKA